A window of Ananas comosus cultivar F153 unplaced genomic scaffold, ASM154086v1, whole genome shotgun sequence contains these coding sequences:
- the LOC109705976 gene encoding UDP-glucuronic acid decarboxylase 1-like translates to PSAAPTSSSALLTISGGGGGGGGGGVGFRGLRKPPLRIVVTGGAGFVGATLVDKLKCARNSVIVVDNFFTGRKENVAHHLRNPRFELIRHDVVEPILLEVDQIYHLACPASPVHYKHNPIKTIKTNVMGTLNMLGLSKRIGARFLLTSTSEVYGDPLEHPQKETYWGNVNPIGVRSCYDEGKRTAETLTMDYHRGADVEVRIARIFNTYGPRMCIDDGRVVSNFVAQALRRQPMTVYGDGKQTRSFQYVSDLVDGLVALMEGDHIGPFNLGNPGEFTMLELAKVVKETIDPSATIEFRPNTADDPHMRKPDITKAKQLLNWEPKISLREGLPLMVTDFRQRVLSEQS, encoded by the exons ccctccgccgcccccACCTCCTCGTCCGCACTTCTCACGATCTCcggcgggggcggaggaggaggaggaggcggggtAGGGTTCCGGGGGCTGCGGAAGCCGCCGCTGCGGATCGTGGTCACGGGAGGGGCGGGGTTCGTGGGAGCCACCCTCGTCGACAAGCTCAAATGCGCGCGGAACAGCGTCATCGTCGTCGACAACTTCTTCACGGGGAGGAAGGAGAACGTCGCGCACCACCTCCGCAACCCTAGGTTCGAGCTCATCCGCCACGACGTCGTCGAGCCGATCCTGCTCGAGGTCGACCAGATCTACCACCTCGCCTGCCCCGCCTCCCCCGTCCACTACAAGCACAACCCCATCAAAACCATC AAGACAAATGTGATGGGAACATTGAATATGTTGGGATTGTCCAAGAGAATTGGTGCTCGCTTCTTATTAACGAGCACCAGCGAGGTTTATGGGGATCCGCTTGAGCACCCGCAGAAGGAGACGTATTGGGGGAATGTTAATCCTATAG GTGTTAGGAGCTGTTATGACGAGGGCAAAAGGACAGCTGAAACATTAACCATGGATTACCATCGTGGCGCTGATGTTGAG GTGCGAATTGCACGGATATTCAATACATATGGCCCTCGCATGTGCATAGATGATGGACGAGTTGTAAGCAATTTTGTTGCACAG GCCCTTCGTAGACAACCAATGACAGTTTATGGTGACGGAAAGCAGACTCGAAGTTTCCAATATGTATCTGATTTG GTTGATGGCCTGGTGGCCCTAATGGAAGGTGATCACATTGGACCCTTTAACTTGGGGAATCCAGGAGAGTTCACCATGTTGGAACTTGCCAAG GTTGTAAAGGAGACGATTGACCCAAGTGCGACCATTGAGTTTAGACCCAACACTGCCGATGATCCTCATATGAGGAAACCGGACATAACCAAGGCCAAGCAGCTGTTGAATTGGGAACCAAAGATCTCTCTTAGAGAAGGGCTTCCGTTGATGGTGACCGACTTCCGCCAAAGAGTATTGAGCGAGCAGTCATAA
- the LOC109705978 gene encoding caffeoylshikimate esterase-like has protein sequence MAKNNENVRYEEEYITNSRGMKLFTCRWLPQNTPPKALIFLCHGYAVECSITMRETGIRLAKAGYAVYGMDYEGHGKSSGLQGYIPNFDDLVGDCSTYFMSVCEKHENKKKLRFLLGESMGGAVALLLHRKEPTYWSGAVLVAPMCKIADEMKPNPIMINILRKLSNIVPKWKIVPTQDVIDKAYKSEEKRKEIRSNPYCYKGKPRLKTGHELLMVSLDIEKNLNQVSLPFLIVHGGDDTVTDPSVSKLLHESASSRDKAFKLYPGMWHALTSGEPRENTELVFSDITAWLDERAAAAAVGDLRSEMEQKAKHDAIHDKEIAN, from the exons ATG GCCAAAAATAATGAGAATGTAAGATATGAAGAG GAGTACATCACCAACTCTCGTGGCATGAAGTTGTTCACATGTAGATGGTTGCCCCAAAATACACCTCCCAAAGCTCTGATCTTTTTATGTCATG GATATGCAGTGGAGTGCAGCATAACTATGAGag AGACCGGAATTCGATTGGCGAAAGCGGGTTACGCCGTTTACGGGATGGATTACGAGGGCCACGGAAAATCTTCTGGGTTACAGGGCTACATACCAAACTTTGATGACCTTGTTGGAGATTGCTCAACCTATTTCATGAGTGTTTGTG AGAAGCATGAGAACAAGAAGAAGCTGAGGTTTCTTCTTGGGGAATCAATGGGGGGAGCAGTGGCTCTTCTTCTACATAGGAAGGAGCCAACCTATTGGAGTGGAGCTGTTCTAGTCGCCCCCATGTGCAAG attgCTGATGAGATGAAGCCTAATCCTATAATGATCAACATTCTGAGGAAGCTCTCTAACATAGTGCCAAAGTGGAAGATAGTTCCCACCCAAGATGTAATTGACAAGGCCTACAAAagtgaagagaaaagaaaggag ATTCGATCGAATCCATATTGTTACAAGGGAAAGCCCCGATTGAAAACGGGACATGAACTTCTTATGGTTAGCTTGGACATTGAAAAGAACCTTAACCAG GTCTCATTGCCGTTCTTGATCGTGCACGGCGGCGACGACACGGTGACCGACCCATCGGTGAGCAAGCTACTCCACGAGTCGGCCTCGAGCCGTGACAAGGCCTTCAAGCTCTACCCCGGGATGTGGCACGCGCTCACGTCGGGCGAACCCCGGGAGAACACCGAGCTCGTCTTCTCCGACATCACCGCCTGGCTTGAcgagagggcggcggcggcggcggtcggaGATTTGCGGTCGGAGATGGAGCAGAAGGCGAAGCACGACGCGATACATGATAAGGAGATTGCTAACTAA